The genomic DNA ACTTGTAGATGAGCGATGAGACGAGTGCTCCGGCCATGGGACCCACCCAGTAGATCCAATGGTTCTCCCAGGCGCCGTTCCAAAGGGCAGGAGCAAAGGAGCGCGCTGGATTCATGCTGGCACCCGTGAACTGGCCCTGTAGCAGAAACAATTAAACAGTGAATCAACTGTCCAGAGAGAGCACGGTAGTCGGGTAACTACTTACCGCAGTCAGGGAGAGGCAGGAGATGGCTAGCCCAAAGCGGACGCCCACTGAGTCCTGGAACTTGGCATTGCGCGGATCCCAGACGCCACAGCAAATGGCAATCAAGGCGCTGGTGATTAGGAACTCAATGACAACGCCCTGCAGCCCCGTCAGGCTGCTGTGCACGGAGGTTACGCAGACGCCGCTGGGCGTATCCGTGCTGTAGATGGCGCTGTCGGGCATGATGGCCTTGAGCAGGCCATAGCCAATGAAGGCGCCCAGCATTTGGGCGAAGAAGTACGCCACAGCCATGGGCAGCGAGATCATGTTGTAAATGTAGTTGGCCAGCGTCACGGCTGGATTGAGATGAGCGCCGCAGACGCAGCCAAAGCACTGGATGCAGATCAGCACCACAAAGCCAAAGTTGAGCGCACACTGGAAGTGGCCGTTGGTGAAGAACGAATTCTGGATGCAGCCCATGCAGCCGAGGAACATCAGCATGGCCGTGGCAATAAGTTCGGCAAAAACGatgcaaatattattcaactgtcgccgctgcagcagccaacagGTCGAGCGACtgcaaaggagagagagaaaagggaTGTCAGTCAGGATATAAAGGCTGTAGAATGTGTCTTGTGCTGCACCTCGTGCTGGTATTAGCCATGTCTAGAACTGTCTGTAGAACTAGTTGAGGTCTTAACTGCAACGCGCTTCGACACGTACTGAGATTAGCCAGCAACTCGAGTACTCAATGGGCGCCGTGATACTGCGTACCATTATTTAATCGCTTACTCTATCGCATTATCACTGCCATGTCTTAATCTACGACATTGTGCGACAATCAACTATCAAGATTTCTAATCGTTATCGGTGGAACTTGCCATTTACTTacttatttaatataaatGCCAAGCAGTGCCAAACACGACTCGCGGACAGTGGCACTGTCTGCTCGCTTAtcacatttacatacaaattcTTCGATTAATGATAGTGTTTGAATTACGGCACTTTTGTATCTCTGGATGGGTATTTTCCGCTGATTCATTGGCTGCTTTTTTATCAGTATTTTAAGCAAGAGTTTCCCTCCCAAATGTATGCTATGGAAAACGTTTAATTCATTCCCTTTATTGGCAACACTTAAGACTAAAAGTTGAACTAAAACTTCAACTAAAACTAGTGCCCAGAAGGCTAAGTAGCAAGCCACAACCTAGGGCAGCACCACCTCCTCGATTACACGAATCTTGGCTGTCGAGCTGCGCAGCTCCATCACCGCATCGTCACCTTTGAAGGCGAAACGATAGATGAGCGAGGTGACAGCGCCTGCCACGAGCGGACCCACCCAGTAGATCCAATGATGCGCCCACGAGTCGTTCCACACAGCAGGACCCAGCGACCTGGTGGGATTCATGCTGGCGCCAGTGAAGAGGCCCTAAAGGAATAAAATAAAGTGCCATTCAGTTTGTTGTCTCTTTAGCCTCTTCGGAGAGACATACGAACCGCTG from Drosophila subobscura isolate 14011-0131.10 chromosome E, UCBerk_Dsub_1.0, whole genome shotgun sequence includes the following:
- the LOC117892735 gene encoding aquaporin isoform X1 — encoded protein: MSVQQQQQTQQQQPQQAVQAVPTGQQEKTAVTGAQAAGGAGAMASAKSKPKSRSTCWLLQRRQLNNICIVFAELIATAMLMFLGCMGCIQNSFFTNGHFQCALNFGFVVLICIQCFGCVCGAHLNPAVTLANYIYNMISLPMAVAYFFAQMLGAFIGYGLLKAIMPDSAIYSTDTPSGVCVTSVHSSLTGLQGVVIEFLITSALIAICCGVWDPRNAKFQDSVGVRFGLAISCLSLTAGQFTGASMNPARSFAPALWNGAWENHWIYWVGPMAGALVSSLIYKYAFRREVEELEEQESTMSTKRTAEQEFA
- the LOC117892735 gene encoding aquaporin isoform X2, whose product is MANTSTSRSTCWLLQRRQLNNICIVFAELIATAMLMFLGCMGCIQNSFFTNGHFQCALNFGFVVLICIQCFGCVCGAHLNPAVTLANYIYNMISLPMAVAYFFAQMLGAFIGYGLLKAIMPDSAIYSTDTPSGVCVTSVHSSLTGLQGVVIEFLITSALIAICCGVWDPRNAKFQDSVGVRFGLAISCLSLTAGQFTGASMNPARSFAPALWNGAWENHWIYWVGPMAGALVSSLIYKYAFRREVEELEEQESTMSTKRTAEQEFA